A region from the bacterium genome encodes:
- a CDS encoding DegQ family serine endoprotease: MRKIKIVVGGVILGVFVAGIISYAFNLQMKPLLKKQSTSSTPYMLTGDNGQLITLQNSFVQIAKMVKPAVVQITTEKTITYRYWDPFQEFEKFFGEDPFEGFFSTPRRRQQPKTYEKKQQGLGSGFIVDEDGYILTNNHVIQGVDKIIVKLLDDPHSYEAKVVGTDPKTDLALIKIQVRKTLPTVRLGDSDNIEPGEWVMAIGNPMGLTATVTVGIVSAKGRSGFGITQYEDFIQTDAAINPGNSGGPLININGEVIGVNTFIVSPAVAEGLGFAIPINIAKQVFSQLKERGKVVRGYLGVYLQPMDEELATSFGLKEVRGALVSSVISGSPAEKAGIQEGDIILKFDGKDVKNMQDLQMTVASTPVGKKVNVVVWRNNKEVSLYLITAEMPSEEEMAKIEEKEKWRGMTVSSITSKMKEQFGLTDTEGVIVMDVTPGSPAEEAGIIQGVIIKEIEGKKIKNVLDYKNIIKNIPKDKNVRVLMKKEKQSIFVVLKGEK; this comes from the coding sequence ATGAGAAAGATAAAAATTGTTGTGGGAGGCGTGATATTGGGTGTTTTTGTGGCAGGTATTATCTCTTATGCTTTTAATCTACAGATGAAACCACTCCTGAAAAAACAATCAACATCTTCAACTCCGTATATGTTAACCGGAGACAATGGCCAACTTATTACATTACAGAATTCTTTTGTTCAGATAGCAAAGATGGTAAAACCAGCAGTGGTTCAAATAACTACAGAAAAAACAATAACCTACCGTTACTGGGACCCTTTCCAGGAATTTGAGAAATTCTTTGGAGAAGACCCTTTTGAAGGGTTTTTCTCTACTCCGAGACGGAGACAGCAACCTAAGACATATGAAAAGAAACAGCAGGGACTCGGTTCTGGTTTTATAGTAGATGAGGATGGGTATATACTTACAAATAACCATGTTATACAGGGTGTGGATAAAATCATTGTAAAACTTCTGGATGACCCTCATAGCTATGAAGCAAAGGTTGTAGGTACAGACCCGAAGACAGACCTTGCTCTTATCAAAATACAGGTAAGAAAGACACTTCCTACTGTACGGCTCGGTGATTCGGATAACATTGAACCAGGGGAATGGGTGATGGCAATTGGTAATCCTATGGGACTTACAGCAACTGTAACAGTGGGTATTGTCAGTGCAAAGGGAAGGTCCGGTTTTGGAATTACTCAGTATGAGGACTTTATCCAGACAGATGCTGCAATTAATCCTGGTAATTCAGGGGGTCCTCTTATTAACATAAATGGAGAGGTTATAGGAGTAAATACATTTATTGTTTCTCCTGCTGTAGCAGAAGGACTTGGTTTTGCTATCCCTATTAATATCGCAAAACAGGTCTTTTCTCAATTAAAGGAAAGAGGGAAGGTTGTAAGAGGATATCTCGGTGTATATCTACAGCCGATGGATGAAGAACTTGCAACGTCCTTTGGATTGAAAGAAGTGCGCGGAGCACTTGTTTCAAGTGTAATATCTGGGAGCCCTGCAGAAAAGGCAGGCATTCAGGAAGGAGATATTATATTAAAGTTTGATGGTAAAGATGTTAAAAATATGCAGGACCTGCAAATGACGGTTGCCAGTACTCCTGTTGGTAAGAAAGTAAATGTTGTTGTATGGAGGAATAATAAAGAGGTCTCTTTATATCTTATAACTGCGGAGATGCCATCAGAGGAGGAGATGGCAAAGATAGAAGAAAAAGAAAAATGGAGAGGTATGACAGTTTCTTCTATAACTTCTAAGATGAAAGAACAGTTTGGTCTGACTGACACAGAAGGAGTTATAGTAATGGATGTTACACCTGGTTCTCCTGCTGAAGAAGCAGGTATTATCCAGGGAGTTATTATTAAAGAGATAGAAGGGAAGAAGATAAAGAATGTTCTTGATTATAAAAATATTATAAAAAATATTCCCAAAGATAAAAATGTCCGTGTTCTTATGAAGAAAGAAAAACAGAGTATATTTGTGGTATTAAAGGGTGAAAAATAA
- a CDS encoding Gfo/Idh/MocA family oxidoreductase: protein MKGVNIGLIGYKFMGKAHSHAYKDVSLFFDLPVIPVMKVLCGRAEGPLKIAAEKYGWAEYETDWRKVVKRSDIDIIDITTPPNAHKDIAIAAAKEGKVIFCEKPLAATLKDAYQMLEAVEKYGVKHAICFNYRKLPAIGLAKKLISEGKIGKIYHIRAVYLQDWILAPDFPLVWRLEKKVAGSGAHGDLNAHLIDMARYLVGEFEEVIGMSETFIKERPLLKETGALETGLKDKEKAKEKGKVTVDDATLFLARFKNGVLGSFEATRFAAGRRNGQRFEINGSKGSIVFNLERLNELEFYSVDDPEYAQGFRTINVTEGCHPYAGNFWPAGHIIGYGESFINMVADLLISVAKGKNPSPDFYDGINSQEVLVAVEESIKRKKWVKVKVH, encoded by the coding sequence ATGAAAGGAGTGAATATAGGACTTATTGGGTATAAGTTTATGGGTAAGGCACATTCCCATGCCTACAAGGATGTAAGTTTATTCTTTGATTTACCTGTAATTCCTGTAATGAAGGTGTTGTGTGGTAGAGCAGAAGGACCACTTAAAATTGCTGCTGAGAAGTATGGATGGGCTGAATATGAGACGGACTGGAGAAAGGTTGTTAAAAGAAGCGATATAGATATTATAGATATAACAACCCCTCCGAATGCACATAAAGATATAGCAATAGCAGCAGCAAAGGAAGGTAAGGTTATATTCTGTGAAAAACCTCTTGCGGCTACTCTGAAGGATGCTTATCAGATGCTTGAAGCAGTAGAAAAATATGGAGTAAAGCATGCAATATGTTTTAACTACAGAAAACTGCCTGCAATTGGACTGGCAAAGAAATTGATAAGTGAAGGTAAGATAGGGAAGATATATCATATCAGGGCTGTTTATCTTCAGGACTGGATACTTGCCCCTGATTTCCCTCTTGTATGGCGACTGGAAAAAAAGGTTGCCGGTAGTGGAGCACATGGTGACCTTAATGCTCATCTTATAGATATGGCGAGGTATCTTGTAGGTGAATTTGAAGAGGTTATAGGGATGAGTGAGACGTTTATAAAGGAAAGGCCATTACTTAAAGAAACAGGTGCACTTGAAACAGGGCTAAAAGATAAAGAAAAGGCAAAGGAAAAAGGCAAAGTTACAGTGGATGATGCAACACTCTTTCTTGCAAGGTTTAAGAATGGAGTTCTGGGTTCTTTTGAAGCAACGAGGTTTGCAGCGGGCAGGAGAAATGGACAGAGATTTGAAATAAATGGTAGTAAAGGAAGTATTGTGTTTAACCTGGAGCGGCTCAATGAACTTGAATTTTACAGTGTGGATGACCCTGAATATGCCCAGGGTTTCAGGACTATTAATGTAACAGAGGGTTGCCATCCATATGCAGGTAATTTCTGGCCTGCAGGTCATATTATTGGCTATGGTGAGTCGTTTATCAATATGGTGGCAGACCTTCTCATCTCTGTAGCAAAAGGAAAAAATCCAAGTCCTGATTTCTATGATGGAATCAACTCTCAGGAGGTCCTGGTAGCAGTTGAAGAGTCAATTAAAAGAAAAAAATGGGTGAAGGTAAAAGTCCACTAA
- the recA gene encoding recombinase RecA, with amino-acid sequence MDKEKALEMAITQIEKEFGKGAIMRLGEKAVVEVPVISTGAISLDIALGAGGVPRGRVTEIFGPESSGKTTLALHIIAEAQKSGGQAAFIDAEHALDPGYARKLGVKTEDMLISQPDTGEQALEIAESLIRSNAIDIIVVDSVAALVPKAELEGEMGESVMGLQARLMSQALRKLTGYISKSKTAAIFINQLREKIGVFFGNPETTPGGRALKFYASVRIDIRRIESIKSGSDIIGNRVKVKVVKNKVAPPFKETELDMYYGSGISKESSLINAALQYKVIEKKGSYFQLGGSSIGQGMEGVIENLKKDTKLYEEIEKKVKVAAGLKTGGEK; translated from the coding sequence ATGGATAAGGAAAAGGCGCTGGAAATGGCAATTACCCAGATAGAAAAAGAGTTTGGTAAAGGTGCAATAATGCGTCTCGGTGAAAAGGCGGTTGTAGAGGTTCCTGTGATTTCAACAGGGGCAATCTCTCTTGACATTGCACTGGGCGCTGGAGGTGTTCCACGGGGAAGGGTAACAGAGATTTTTGGTCCTGAATCATCAGGAAAGACAACCCTCGCACTCCATATAATCGCAGAAGCGCAAAAATCAGGAGGACAGGCAGCTTTTATAGATGCTGAACATGCTTTAGACCCAGGATATGCAAGGAAGTTAGGTGTAAAAACAGAGGATATGCTTATAAGTCAACCAGATACAGGAGAGCAGGCACTTGAGATAGCAGAATCACTTATCAGAAGTAATGCAATAGATATAATTGTTGTTGATTCTGTTGCTGCACTTGTTCCTAAAGCAGAACTTGAAGGAGAGATGGGAGAGAGTGTTATGGGGCTTCAGGCACGTCTTATGTCACAGGCACTTAGGAAACTTACAGGATACATAAGTAAGTCAAAAACCGCAGCAATATTCATCAATCAATTAAGAGAAAAGATAGGTGTCTTTTTTGGAAATCCTGAAACAACACCTGGTGGAAGGGCTTTAAAGTTTTATGCTTCAGTAAGGATAGACATAAGAAGAATAGAGAGTATAAAGAGTGGTTCTGATATCATAGGTAATAGAGTGAAGGTGAAGGTTGTGAAAAATAAGGTTGCTCCACCCTTTAAGGAGACAGAACTTGATATGTATTACGGTTCAGGGATATCAAAGGAGAGTTCTTTAATCAATGCTGCGCTACAGTATAAAGTGATTGAGAAGAAAGGGAGTTATTTCCAGTTGGGGGGAAGTTCTATCGGTCAGGGGATGGAAGGTGTAATTGAAAATCTAAAGAAAGATACAAAACTTTATGAAGAGATTGAAAAGAAAGTAAAGGTAGCAGCAGGGTTAAAAACAGGAGGTGAGAAATGA
- a CDS encoding ZIP family metal transporter yields the protein MVEQFSHISPVLLALLATTFTWFLTAIGASLVFFNTSPSRKVFDCSLGFAGGVMTSASFFSLLLPAIEISKKVSSIPEWGVISIGFTLGCIFLYGLDKIIPHLHLNAPIEEKEGYGPNLSVPYLLILAITLHNIPEGIAIGVAFGVLKFSKVGANIISAVSLSIAIGLQNIPEGMAVSIPLRSSGFNRFKSFFYGQLSGMVEVLGGFLGAVAVAFFHPLLPYALSFAAGAMIYVVVEEVIPETQKAGNTDIATMSFLTGFLLMMVLDTIL from the coding sequence ATGGTGGAACAATTCAGTCATATCAGTCCTGTATTACTTGCACTTCTCGCTACTACTTTTACCTGGTTTCTTACTGCTATTGGTGCCTCACTGGTATTTTTCAATACCAGTCCTTCAAGGAAGGTCTTTGATTGCTCTCTGGGGTTTGCTGGTGGAGTTATGACATCAGCAAGTTTTTTTTCACTGCTTCTTCCTGCAATAGAGATTTCAAAGAAAGTATCTTCCATACCAGAATGGGGTGTAATATCAATCGGTTTTACTCTCGGGTGTATATTTTTATACGGACTTGATAAAATTATTCCTCACCTTCACCTTAATGCTCCAATTGAAGAAAAAGAAGGTTATGGTCCAAACTTATCCGTTCCTTATCTACTTATACTTGCTATTACACTCCATAACATACCTGAAGGTATTGCAATAGGAGTTGCATTTGGTGTTCTTAAATTTTCTAAAGTTGGAGCAAATATAATTTCAGCTGTTTCTCTATCTATCGCTATAGGTCTCCAGAATATCCCTGAGGGTATGGCTGTCTCTATCCCCCTTAGAAGTTCAGGTTTTAATAGATTTAAATCATTTTTTTATGGACAGTTATCAGGTATGGTAGAGGTTCTGGGAGGATTTTTAGGTGCTGTTGCTGTAGCATTTTTTCATCCATTACTTCCATATGCATTATCATTTGCAGCAGGTGCAATGATTTATGTTGTAGTAGAAGAGGTAATACCTGAAACCCAGAAGGCAGGTAATACAGATATTGCGACAATGAGTTTCCTTACAGGTTTTCTCCTTATGATGGTGCTGGATACCATTCTTTGA
- a CDS encoding flavodoxin family protein, with protein sequence MSVKIVGISGSPRIKGNSEILLDTCLKVLKDSGADIEKFILNEMKFVPCQECADIRKDGRCKIQDDMQKIYPAIEEADAVIVASPVFFGSVSAQTKMMIDRFQCQWLGINIFKTYKMKKKKTGVFICVEASQRDDFINNAKAIVKNFFVTIGTSYKYELLCKGIDEKGKVRERQDCIEKAEEIGRIIGNV encoded by the coding sequence GTGTCTGTAAAGATTGTAGGAATTTCAGGGAGTCCGAGGATAAAGGGTAACAGTGAGATTCTGTTAGATACCTGTCTGAAGGTATTAAAAGACAGTGGGGCAGATATAGAGAAGTTTATACTTAATGAAATGAAGTTTGTTCCGTGTCAGGAGTGTGCAGATATAAGAAAAGACGGAAGATGTAAAATACAGGATGATATGCAGAAAATATATCCTGCCATTGAAGAAGCAGATGCTGTTATAGTTGCTTCTCCTGTATTTTTCGGGAGTGTATCCGCACAGACAAAGATGATGATAGACCGTTTTCAGTGTCAGTGGCTCGGTATAAATATCTTTAAAACATACAAAATGAAGAAAAAAAAGACAGGTGTTTTTATTTGTGTGGAAGCAAGTCAGAGGGATGATTTTATAAATAATGCAAAGGCAATAGTAAAAAACTTTTTTGTTACTATAGGTACCTCTTATAAATATGAACTTTTGTGTAAAGGGATTGATGAAAAGGGAAAGGTAAGGGAAAGGCAAGATTGTATTGAGAAAGCAGAAGAGATAGGACGTATTATAGGTAATGTTTGA
- a CDS encoding ferritin family protein yields MGVFFDVSEILQFAIRIEENGEKFYRKIVEKVQDNEIKKIFTFLAEEEVKHKKIFTEMVGKIASYEPPETYTGEYFQYLRAYADTIIFPPEIERELDTKGGVIKAIDFGIRRELDSIMYYLETKAVVPETQHSVMDRIIEEERSHFVRLSTLKEKIQKG; encoded by the coding sequence ATGGGTGTTTTTTTTGATGTGAGCGAGATTTTGCAGTTTGCTATAAGGATAGAGGAAAATGGAGAAAAGTTTTATAGAAAAATAGTAGAAAAGGTACAGGATAATGAAATTAAGAAAATTTTTACATTCCTTGCTGAAGAAGAGGTAAAACATAAAAAGATTTTTACAGAGATGGTTGGTAAGATAGCAAGTTATGAGCCACCTGAAACATACACAGGAGAATATTTTCAGTATCTGAGGGCTTATGCTGATACTATTATCTTTCCACCAGAGATAGAAAGAGAACTTGATACAAAAGGTGGAGTGATTAAAGCGATTGATTTTGGAATAAGGAGGGAACTTGATTCTATAATGTATTATCTTGAGACAAAGGCAGTGGTTCCTGAAACACAGCATTCTGTAATGGATAGGATAATAGAAGAAGAAAGAAGTCATTTTGTCCGGCTCTCTACATTAAAAGAAAAAATACAGAAGGGATGA
- a CDS encoding rubrerythrin yields the protein MKEGIFFAKEFERNGVIFYLEKGMRAENIITKKLFYTLAKQEIEHLEAIENFIISGRYDTYRDNVKEVEFEIKKFFESLEEKDRLEKQLEVYSMALNMEKHGYSQYEKFYNEAVNEKEKKFFKFLMGEERKHIEALVNVYSYISETDDWFHKEESRVWNWMNL from the coding sequence ATGAAGGAAGGTATATTTTTCGCAAAAGAATTTGAAAGGAATGGTGTAATTTTTTATCTGGAAAAAGGGATGAGGGCAGAAAATATAATTACAAAAAAACTTTTCTATACATTAGCAAAACAGGAGATTGAGCACCTTGAAGCCATAGAGAATTTTATAATTAGTGGTAGATATGACACATATAGAGATAATGTAAAAGAAGTTGAATTTGAAATAAAGAAGTTTTTTGAGTCATTAGAAGAGAAAGATAGATTAGAAAAACAGTTAGAGGTATATAGTATGGCTCTTAATATGGAGAAACATGGTTATAGCCAGTATGAGAAATTTTATAATGAGGCGGTGAATGAAAAAGAGAAGAAGTTTTTTAAATTTCTTATGGGAGAGGAGAGGAAACATATAGAAGCACTGGTGAATGTTTATTCATATATTTCAGAAACAGATGATTGGTTTCATAAAGAGGAAAGCAGGGTCTGGAACTGGATGAATTTGTAA
- a CDS encoding FAD-dependent oxidoreductase, protein MKEYELIIVGAGPAGITAGIYAARKKMDFIILSKDIGGQTLYSWDIENYIGYQFITGPELVDKFRQHIKEFNVKINEGESVIRILKENKGFRLVTVKGEYYTKTVIVSTGRKPKELNVKGEQEFKNKGLTYCATCDAPLFKDKVVAVVGGGNAGLDAVLQLSRIAKKIYLIEIKDGLTGDRFVIEKVKKLSMVEILTSTEIVEIYGSFLVEGIKVKDRNRIREIGVEGIFVEIGSIPNSEIIDFVDKNIYGEIIVDCRNHTSYNGVFAAGDVTNVFAKQIIVACGEGAKASISAFEYANYV, encoded by the coding sequence ATGAAGGAGTATGAACTTATAATTGTAGGCGCTGGTCCAGCAGGGATAACAGCAGGTATTTATGCTGCAAGGAAAAAGATGGATTTTATAATCCTTTCTAAGGATATTGGTGGACAGACGCTTTACAGCTGGGATATAGAGAATTATATCGGGTATCAATTTATTACAGGTCCTGAACTTGTTGATAAGTTCAGACAGCATATTAAAGAGTTTAATGTTAAGATTAACGAGGGCGAGTCAGTAATAAGGATATTAAAGGAGAATAAAGGTTTCAGGTTGGTAACCGTTAAAGGAGAGTATTATACAAAAACAGTTATTGTATCCACAGGAAGGAAGCCAAAAGAACTTAATGTTAAGGGTGAACAGGAATTTAAAAATAAAGGACTTACATATTGTGCTACCTGTGATGCTCCTCTCTTTAAGGATAAGGTAGTTGCTGTTGTTGGAGGCGGGAATGCAGGGCTTGATGCTGTATTACAACTTTCTCGTATAGCAAAAAAGATATATCTGATAGAAATAAAGGATGGACTTACAGGAGATAGATTTGTAATTGAAAAAGTTAAAAAATTAAGTATGGTAGAGATATTAACCAGTACAGAGATTGTTGAAATATATGGAAGTTTTTTGGTAGAGGGTATTAAGGTAAAAGATAGAAACCGGATACGAGAGATAGGTGTTGAAGGGATATTTGTAGAGATCGGTTCAATTCCAAATTCAGAAATTATTGATTTTGTTGACAAGAACATATATGGCGAGATAATAGTTGATTGCAGAAACCACACTTCATATAATGGAGTTTTTGCTGCTGGTGATGTTACAAACGTTTTTGCAAAACAGATAATTGTTGCCTGTGGGGAAGGAGCAAAAGCATCTATCTCTGCATTTGAATATGCAAACTATGTATGA
- a CDS encoding NrdH-redoxin: protein MKKVIVYSTSTCPYCHMVKEFLSENNIEFINYDVGEDREKLEEMIRKSNQMGVPVIDIEGEIIVGFDKDRIRSVLGML from the coding sequence ATGAAAAAAGTTATAGTTTATTCAACCTCTACCTGTCCATACTGTCATATGGTAAAAGAGTTTCTGTCTGAAAATAATATTGAGTTTATTAATTATGATGTTGGTGAAGATAGAGAAAAACTTGAAGAGATGATTAGGAAAAGTAATCAGATGGGTGTTCCAGTGATTGATATTGAAGGAGAAATAATCGTCGGATTTGATAAGGATAGGATAAGGTCAGTACTTGGAATGCTATGA
- the wrbA gene encoding NAD(P)H:quinone oxidoreductase, with the protein MKPRIMVLYYSMFGNTFIMAKEICKGIEEADGISVLRTVPELIPESIIETNERIKKAKEMQKDVLIAKVEDLGNIDGLIVGSPTRFGNMCAQLRNFLDQTGSLWAKGALINKPVGFFTCSASMHGGQETTLISMMFNFLHQGAIIVGIPYSVKELIETNRGGTPYGASAIVGLNADNPPNEIELKIARELGKRVTEIAGKLKKGE; encoded by the coding sequence ATGAAACCCAGAATAATGGTTTTGTATTACAGTATGTTTGGGAATACCTTTATTATGGCAAAGGAGATATGTAAAGGAATTGAGGAAGCAGATGGTATAAGTGTTTTGAGGACTGTTCCGGAACTTATTCCTGAATCTATTATAGAAACAAATGAGAGGATAAAAAAAGCAAAGGAGATGCAGAAAGATGTTTTGATAGCAAAGGTTGAAGATTTAGGAAATATAGATGGTCTTATTGTTGGTTCTCCTACAAGATTTGGTAATATGTGTGCTCAATTGAGAAATTTTCTTGACCAGACAGGTTCTTTATGGGCAAAGGGTGCACTTATTAACAAACCAGTTGGGTTTTTTACCTGTTCTGCGAGTATGCATGGAGGGCAGGAAACGACTCTGATTTCAATGATGTTCAATTTCTTACATCAGGGAGCAATTATAGTGGGTATTCCATATAGTGTTAAAGAACTCATAGAAACCAATAGAGGTGGTACTCCTTATGGTGCAAGTGCAATAGTAGGACTCAATGCGGATAATCCTCCAAATGAGATAGAACTAAAAATAGCGAGAGAACTCGGTAAAAGAGTTACTGAAATAGCGGGTAAACTTAAAAAAGGAGAGTAA
- the tpx gene encoding thiol peroxidase — protein METVKIKGEVFHLVGIDIDVIAPDFYVVSNDLKEVSFYEAFKDKIKVVTSFPSLDTPVCDLQVKEFNRIATELSKDVVIIGISMDLPFAQKRFCEMNDIKNVSVFSDYRFHSFSLNWGLLIKELCIIARSVFIVDKNNYIRYSEIVEEITTPPDYKKALKSLEELLKSPDTPEWERINCCSWEEKEGFFKKVFEIKDTLSLKYFLEILFLIKKERKFNFNVEIREDRVVITIPSTKFNLEIGSLFDSIKV, from the coding sequence GTGGAAACGGTAAAGATAAAAGGAGAAGTATTTCATTTGGTGGGAATAGATATTGATGTTATTGCTCCTGATTTTTATGTTGTTTCAAATGACCTGAAAGAGGTCAGTTTCTATGAGGCATTTAAGGACAAAATTAAAGTGGTCACAAGTTTCCCGTCCCTTGATACCCCTGTATGTGACCTGCAGGTAAAGGAGTTTAACAGGATAGCCACAGAACTTTCTAAAGATGTTGTTATAATAGGAATAAGTATGGACTTACCTTTCGCTCAAAAAAGATTCTGTGAGATGAATGATATAAAAAATGTTTCTGTCTTTTCTGATTACAGATTTCATTCTTTTTCTTTAAACTGGGGATTACTGATAAAAGAACTCTGTATTATTGCAAGAAGTGTCTTTATTGTGGATAAGAATAACTATATAAGATATTCTGAGATTGTTGAAGAAATTACTACACCTCCTGATTATAAGAAAGCACTTAAAAGTTTAGAAGAACTACTGAAAAGTCCTGATACTCCTGAATGGGAAAGAATAAATTGCTGTTCATGGGAAGAAAAAGAAGGGTTCTTCAAAAAGGTCTTTGAGATAAAAGACACACTTTCTCTAAAATATTTTCTTGAAATACTCTTCTTGATAAAGAAGGAAAGAAAGTTTAACTTTAATGTGGAAATTCGTGAAGATAGAGTTGTAATTACTATTCCTTCCACAAAATTTAATCTGGAAATTGGCTCACTTTTTGATAGTATAAAAGTATAA
- a CDS encoding carboxymuconolactone decarboxylase family protein, producing the protein MKERMERFKKAMVDVYAKKPEEMKKFGEFVGTVLKDGKLDVKTKELICVGIAVAVRCSYCIGIHVEKAFKAGATEDEILEAGTVAVLMGGGPAYTYLTDLVEALKMVKEDK; encoded by the coding sequence ATGAAAGAGAGGATGGAGAGGTTTAAAAAAGCGATGGTTGATGTATATGCAAAAAAGCCAGAAGAGATGAAAAAGTTCGGAGAATTTGTAGGAACAGTTCTTAAGGATGGGAAACTTGACGTAAAGACAAAGGAACTGATATGTGTAGGCATTGCTGTGGCTGTAAGGTGCAGTTATTGTATAGGAATACATGTAGAGAAGGCATTTAAGGCAGGTGCAACTGAAGATGAGATTTTGGAAGCAGGAACAGTGGCAGTGCTTATGGGTGGAGGACCTGCATATACTTATTTGACAGACCTTGTAGAGGCATTAAAAATGGTAAAAGAAGATAAATAA
- a CDS encoding desulfoferrodoxin family protein has protein sequence MVKELYQSADWKKEKHVPVIEIIEKDMEKGIKLEVSVGKEIKHPNTTAHHIVWIDVYFLPEGSKFPYQIGRYEFLSHGASIEGADTSTVYTEPAVHLIFKTSKAGKIFATSYCNIHGLWESSLDLTL, from the coding sequence ATGGTTAAGGAATTATATCAGAGTGCTGACTGGAAGAAGGAAAAACATGTGCCGGTGATTGAGATTATAGAAAAAGATATGGAGAAAGGGATAAAACTTGAAGTTTCTGTTGGTAAAGAGATAAAACATCCCAATACAACAGCGCATCATATTGTATGGATTGATGTATATTTTCTCCCGGAGGGGAGTAAGTTCCCTTATCAGATAGGTAGATATGAATTTCTTTCTCATGGTGCCTCAATAGAAGGTGCAGATACAAGTACTGTATATACAGAACCTGCAGTACATTTGATATTTAAAACATCTAAGGCAGGCAAAATTTTTGCTACTTCCTACTGCAATATACATGGGCTCTGGGAGAGTTCATTGGACCTAACATTATAG
- a CDS encoding ferritin has protein sequence MDKILYKELNEQVIKELYSAYLYLSMASYFNSLHLEGFAHWMKLQAKEEIGHAMRIYDYLNENGERVIFEAIDKPPFDFKSPVDVFEKTFEHEKKVTKSIENIYKVAREKNDYAAEVFLQWFINEQVEEEKQALTILEKLKKAEGNEQLILMIDKELGEREE, from the coding sequence ATGGATAAGATATTATATAAAGAGTTAAATGAACAAGTAATAAAGGAGTTATACTCTGCATATCTTTATCTATCTATGGCTTCTTATTTTAATTCACTTCATCTTGAGGGATTTGCCCACTGGATGAAACTTCAGGCAAAGGAAGAGATAGGACATGCAATGAGAATTTATGACTACCTGAATGAAAATGGAGAAAGAGTTATATTTGAGGCGATAGATAAGCCCCCCTTTGATTTTAAGTCCCCTGTTGATGTATTTGAAAAAACATTTGAACATGAAAAGAAGGTTACGAAAAGTATAGAGAATATCTATAAAGTTGCGAGAGAAAAAAATGATTATGCTGCTGAGGTTTTCTTACAGTGGTTTATAAATGAGCAGGTTGAGGAAGAAAAACAGGCACTTACAATTCTTGAAAAGTTGAAAAAGGCAGAAGGTAATGAGCAACTAATTTTAATGATAGATAAGGAATTAGGAGAAAGAGAAGAATAA